AAGGTGATGGGAATTGTGATAGGTATTTTCTTACATATTTCTACCACAATCCTTTTTGAATCTAGCGCCGACCATAAAATTAATAAGCGCAAAATGTTAGCAGTTTTATTGGGAATTGGTGTTGCTTTAATCGGCTTTTTTGCTGCTGGGCATAGTCATTAATAACTAGCCACGCATCTTATCTAAAAGGATATTTAATTGCTCTGCTTCTTCTGCCGTAATGTTTGGCGCTATAAATTGAGAAAAATCAATTTCTTTATCCATCTTTTTTAATAAGGCTAATCCTTTATCTGATATAATGATATCTACAGCACGTTTATCATAGCTATTAACTGATTTCTCAGCATAACCTTTTTGGATTAATCTATCTACAATTCTAGAAGTGTCACTCATTTTATCTAGAATTCTATTTTTAATCAAGTTTACAGTTGCTGGACTTGGGTATTGACCTCTTAAGATTCGAAGTACATTATATTGTTGGGTGGTAATATCGAAAGGTGTTAAAATATCTTTAACTTTTTGATTGCTCCAGTGGTAAGTGAAAATTACGTTTACCAGTGCTTGTTGAAAAATATTCTCAAATTTTGAAGTTTTTACTTCTTTTTGTAGTTGGACCATTTAGTATCTGCTTTGTTTGTTGGCTGTGTTGGGGAATTTTGTCCATTATTTTTCCCATAATTCCACGGACAATGTTTGCATTTGTTCTTACAGCAATACCCCCTATTTAGGTGATATGCCTCCGTAAAAACCATTAGACCCTGGTCATTGAAATAATAATCAACCCCTTCTTCCATCAATTGAGCAATTTAACTACCAAATTAGGTGAAAAGTAAGTTTGTAATTGTGTGCCACTTCCATGGGTTGTCCAAACTTGTTGTGGCTCTACCTCTTCTATCGTTTTTAATATCGCGTTCCAATCAACATGGTCAGAAATATATAATTGAACTTCGTTGTTATTTTGTAAATGTTTCCACCCTGTGGCAAAAATTCTTACCACATTTATAGCCTTAATATAGCTATGGTAAACCATTGGTGGAACGATATAAATCATATCCATTTGGTTATTTTTCATCACTTTTCTATCGTAAACTTCGTACTTGCCTAAATCGACACCTAATTGTTCATAAATTTTAACAAAGGGTATGATACTATGATGCACTAAAATTCTTTTTTGAGGGCAATGCTGATTAATCATTGAAATTAACCGTTGACTTTTGCCCAAGGCGTAAGAACCCAACATGATATTTGGCTTAACATCATTTAGCTTTTTGATTTCTGCAATAGCATCTGGATGTTCAGTATCTGGATTTGCAAAAGTAGTTTCTGTAATTAATACATCAGCCTTAATAAACTCGATTGGTTCGCAAGTAGAATCTTCCTCTAACTTATAATCTCCCGTATAAAGATATTTTACGCCTTTGTACTCCATTAAAACCAATGCGGAACCTAAAATATGCCCAGCGGGATAAAAACTTATCTCAACTCCGTTTAAATTAAAAACTTCCTTATAAGATTTGATAAAGAAATCGCCGGCAGCAAATTTTTTATAACGATGCTTCATAAAAATAGAAGTTGCCTCGGTGCAATACACATTTTGATTACCACCTACCGCATGGTCTCCATGTGCATGAGAAATTACAGCATCTGTAAATGGCTCTTTTGGATCGAGGTAAAAATTACCATAACTACAAAACAATCCAACTTTTGTTTGAACGATAAAATCGTCTATAATTTCTTTTTGGTTTAACATATTGAGGAATGAGCAGTTTAATAGTTTAAAAACTGCTGATGTAAATCTAAAACTTGCAAAATAACAGATGTATTTTCAGTATTATCTATAAAATAATCGGCCATTTTAGCTTTTTGTTCGTCTGTGAATTGTTTGTCCATTCTTGCCTGAACTTGTTCGGCACTAACAGCATCGCGTTGCATAACCCTGTTTATCTTTAGTGTTAATGGCGCTGTGACTAAAATGTTTTTATCACACATTTTGTACGAACCACTTTCAAATAACAAAGCTGCTTCTTTAAGCGTGTAAGGAACTGACGAAGGAATTTCTGCTGCCCATTTATCAAAGGCCCTAAATACGGCCGGATGCACTAAAGCGTTGAGTTTATCAAGTTCTAGCTGATTATTAAATACGATGCTAGCAATGTGCTTATTGTTTAATATGCCATTCTCAAGATAGCTTTCCTCGCCAAAGGTTGATTTAACACCATCTATTAAAATCAGGTCTGTAACCATCAATTGCTTGGCAACTGCATCAGCATAAAAAACAGGGATACCTAAAGTTTCGAATACTTTACAAACCGTGGTTTTTCCACTTCCAATTCCGCCTGTAATTCCGACTTTTAGCATTACTTTTCTATAATAAAATTGATTTTATTTGGCACTACTTTTACCAATTTGCAATAATCTGGGAAACGTTTAATTTTAACTGTAAGCTTATGGTGACCAAGGATTTTCCATTCATTTATATCAACTACAGCTTCTATAAAATCTTCATCTACTTCTTGATAGCTCGACAAAGCAACCATAAAAGTTACCGCTATCTTTTTCGGATAAAGCTTAATATCGTAAAAATCATTGTTATTTATTACTCTAAGTGGCACCAGAACGGTTTTCTCTGTAAATTCATCAACCTTAACCCTTACACCTACACTAGATGGATAAATACTAATGTTGTTTGAACTATTTTGTTTTAAGGCAATTCTTGTGCTTGTAGAATTTTGTAAATCAGTTAGTTTTAAGGTGTCTGTGTACCATTCATTAATCTTAACAAGTTCTTCAAACGGACCAGAAATATTAACATAAGATGGAGTTAAACGAGTTTGACTAGAAAGACCATATTGTTTAATGAAACTTAACTTTGACAATAATTTAACCTTTACCCTTTTGCTTGTTCGTTTCGAAAAATCAAAATAAAGTGTATCTGGTTTAACAGAAATGATTTTTTGAGAGGTTTCTAGTTGCTTATTTACCTGGAATAACTGCTCAGAGAAAAGGATATAATTACGATTATTTAACTTTTCTAAACTAACGGTTATAGATTGAGGATTTATCCTTAAGCGAGAGAAAAGCAACTGCCAACCTGTGCCTTCCACTTGAAGGTTAACTGCATCTGGTTGTAATGGTTTAAAAGCTTTTTTCTGAGGTTCATTTATATACACTAACTGTGTTCTAGCGGTATATACATATTTGTTATTCAACGCCATGAATAACCAAGCCGCAACTGCAAAACCTACACAGATAATGAGCTGCACAAAACGTTTTCGTTCTATCTTAGTTAATTTAATAAATGGCATTGTGTAAAATTACAAAAAAAAGCCGCTCTCCCGAAATTGAGGAAGAGCGGCTTTAATAGTCAAAATCTGATTAGGCTTTTGTAGCTGGTGGAGTTGTAGCTGCTTTTGTAGCGTCTAATGAAACAGCCGATTTATCAAAACGGATTTTTGTTCCACCTTCAACTTCAATTAAAAAAGTTGTATCGTTTGAGCCTACAATTTTACCATGAATACCAGCTGTAGTTACGATTTTATCACCAATGCCTAAGCTCTCTACTAATTTTTTGTGGTCCTTAGCTTTTTTTACTTGTGGTCTGATCATAAAAAAGTAGAAAACTACCATGATTGCACCCATCATTACCAAAGTTTGATAATTGAAACCTCCTCCGGCTGCTTGTAATAATACTGTTGATGTCATTATGTTACGTGTTATTGTTTGTTATTGTTAAATTGATTCATTGGTTAATAGTCGATGGTTGATAGACAATAGCCAAAGACTATCAGCTAAGCCATCAACCTTTTATTTCTTCTCTTTCACTTCGCCTACTAAATGTAATTTATCAGCTTCTGGATTAGCATTAGAAAAAATAGTTACTTGTTTATCTTGCATACCTATTTTGCCAGCACTATCAAAAACAACTTTAATTACACCTTCTTCACCAGGTTTAACAGGAGTTTTAGGGTATTCTGGAACAGTACAGCCACAAGTTGCAGTAGCATCTGTAATAATTAAAGGTGTTTTACCAGTATTTTTAAATTTGAAATCAAACTGCACTTTTTCACCTTGTGTGATTACACCAAAATCATAAATTTCTTTTTCAAATTTAACTTTCGGTGCATCAGCTTCAGCAACTGTAGCAGAAGGGTTAGCTGCCTCAGCAACTTTCTCATCCAATTTTGATTTTTGCTTGCAACTTGCTAAAGCTATCACTGCAAACGCAATTATGAATAGGTTTTTCATATTTTACTCTTCTATAAGTCCTCTACCGATTTTCTTAATGCTATTTGTTCTTTTTAAATCGTTTAAAATTTTATCTAAGATACCATTAATGAACGAGTTACTTTTCGGTGTACTGTAATCCTTTGATAGCTCCAAATACTCATTTATGGTAACTTTAACCGGAATCGAGGTAAAATTCATCATTTCGCAAATGGCCATTTTCATTAAAATAGTGTCCATTAATGCAATCCTTTCAGATTCCCAGTTTTTAGTACGCTCTGCAATTAACTCCTGATACGCATTGTCGTTTTTCAAGGTAAACACAAAAAGGTCTTTCACAAATTTGCTATCCTCAACCCAATCTGCACTTATTGGCGTTAATTTGTTTTTAAACGGATCTTCGGAAGTAAAGTTTTTTAATGTTTTGGCAATCATACCTTGCATTACTTCCCTATCTACAGGCCAATTGATAAACTTATCCTCAAATGCTTGGATAATGTTTAAGTTTTTCAATAAGATTTTACGGAAAATGAACTTGATGATTTCTTTAGAACTTTCTAAGTCTTCCTCAGTTTCTTCTAAATAAGCAGCATATTCCTTTGTCTCCTTTAATTTAATAAAAATTGATTTTACTAAATCTGGATCAGAATGCCAATTAACTTGATATTTATTAACTGAAGCTGTGTATTCTGGATTTTGCTTTAAAATTACCGCAAATTTATTGTGCAATAATTTCTGATTTGGATTTAAATCTTCTGCTGTTGGCAAATGTTTATTTGCTCTTTCGATAGCATCAATTGAAGTATATTCAGTAACATCAACTATTAATGCTAGCATACGAATATACATTTCAAAAACACTGTCTATGCTTTGCATTAACGTTTTTTGACTGCTTACGCTATCTTTTTTGTCTGTCATGTGCCATGCATAAATATTTTGCAAAGCTTTTATTCTTAAGTGTCTTCTGTTTAACATGAATGTAAGAACGAGTGGTAATTTTTACCGTTTATATTTAATATGATGATTTAATTTTTTTAATGTCGCTTATTCTTTTTTCTGCGATGCGAGCCGCAGCTAAATTTGTTGGTATTTTTTCTGTTTTCGATAACTTAATTACTTCACGAGTTGCGTCGTAAATATGCTCTGTTAGCTGCATGGTACGTTTTTTACCAAAACCTGTTAACTCAGAGTAACAGTTAATTAAGCCACCAGCATTTATCAAATAGTCTGGCGCATACAAAATTCCCTTATCTAATAATAACTGGCCATGAATATCTTCATCTGCCAATTGGTTATTTGCAGAACCTGCAATGATAGAGAACTTCATATTTTTGATGGTTTTATCATTAACCGTTGCACCCAATGCGCATGGCGAATAAATATCAGCACCAATGGTAAATATTTTATCTGCATCTATAGGTTTTGCCTTATATTTTCTGGCAACTTCCTGTAAACGGTCTTGGTTAATATCGCTAACGTAAACTTCTACGTTTTCTTGTCTTAATAGCTCAACTAAATGTTCGCCAACATTGCCAATTCCTTGCACAACTACAGATCTACCTGCAAGCATATCAGTTCCAAAAACTTCTTTAACGCAAGCTTTAATTCCCAAAAACACACCCCTTGCGGTAATTGGAGCTGGATTACCACCACCACCAATAGATTCTGGCACACCAGTGACATGTTCGGTTTCCATGCGGATATATTCCATATCTCTAGTGGTTGTACCCATATCTTCAGCAGTGATAAATTCACCGTTTAAGTTTTTGATGAAACGACCATAACTACGCATTAAAGCCTCAGTTTTCATCTTTCTAGAGTCGCCAATAATAACAGCTTTACCACCACCTAAATTTAATCCAGTAATGGCAGATTTGTAGGTCATTGCTTTAGACAAACGCAATACATCTTCTAAAGCTTCAGCTTCAGAATTGTAGTTCCACATACGGGTTCCGCCTAAAGCAGGACCTAATGTAGTATCATGAATAGCAATAATGGCTTTTAATCCGGTATCGGGGTCGTTACAAAAAACCACTTTTTTGTGGCCTGATGCACTTAATTGGTCTAAAACAGAAGTTACGATAGAACTATTACCAGACATACAAATTTGTTGAATTGATAGCGGCAAAATTAAGATAAAAAAACCATTATTTTACTTAGTTTTTATTAAAAAAAGAAACTCTTTTGGCTAACTTTACCAAAAATGAAGCATCTATTCTTTTTAAACAAATACTTCTATAAATATAAGTGGTGGATAATTCCAGGCGTTTTCTTTGTCATCATCTCTAATATTTTTGGTGTGGTACCTGCTCAAGTGGTTGGTCACGCTTTCAATTTAATTACAGAAAACATCGCTATCTACCAGCTTTTTGATGGTTTTGAACGTCAAGAAATCATCTATGATATCTTTAGCAATAGCTTATTCTTTTTTGGCGCATTGATATTGATCCTCTATTTAATGAGAGGATTATTCTTGTTTTTCATGCGCCAAACTATCATTTTAATGTCGAGGCATATTGAGTACGACATGAAGAATGAAATTTATGCGCACTATCAAAAACTAAGTCTAGGTTTTTACCGCAGAAACAATACCGGCGATTTAATGAATCGTGCCACCGAAGACGTAAACAGAGTGAGGATGTACGTTGGCCCAGCTATCATGTACACCATCAACACGGCTGTTCTATTCTTACTCATTATCTACTTTATGTTTGATGTAAATAGCACATTGGCTATTTATTGTTTATTACCGCTACCCATTTTAGTCGTTACTATTTATTTCGTAAACACTTTAATCAACCAAAAAAGTGAGCGTATCCAAGAGCAATTATCAAGATTGTCTTCCTTTGTACAAGAACGATTTTCGGGCATTAGGGTAATTAAATCTTATGTAAGAGAAAAACAGGTACAAGATGTTTTTGCGACTGAAAGTATTGCTTATAAAAACAGCTCGATGAATTTGGTTAAGGTGCAGGCATTGTTTTACCCTACCATGCTTTTATTGGTAGGATTAAGTACCATTTTAACGGTATATATTGGCGGTAAACAAGTAATTGATGGCGCCATTACGCCAGGGAACATCGCCGAATTTATAGTTTACGTTAACCAATTAACCTTTCCTGTAACCATGCTAGGTTGGGTAACTACTCTCATTCAAAGAGCAGCTGCATCGCAAAAACGGATAAATGAGTTTTTACAATTACAACCAGATATTACATCCAGCAATGCTGAAGAACCCGTATTTGATGGAAAAATCAGTTTCAAAAATGTAAGCTTTACTTACCCAGATACTGGAATTGAAGCTTTAAGAAATATTAGCTTTGAGGTAGAAAAAGGACAATTTGTAGCTATTATTGGAAGAACTGGTTCTGGAAAATCTACCTTGGCAAACTTAATTATGCGGATGTATGATACCGATTCAGGGCTGATAGAAATAGACGGCAAGGAATTGAGGAACTTAAACCTCAACAATTTCAGGAATCAAATTGGATTTGTACCACAAGAAGTTTTCTTATTCTCAGACACCATCAAAAACAACATCGCCTTTGGCTTAAGCGTCGTTGAAGAAGGACAGGTTGAACAAGCTGCTAAAAATGCTGCCGTTTATAATAACATTATTGATTTTGATTTGAAATTTGAAACAATGTTAGGCGAAAGAGGGATCACCTTATCTGGCGGACAAAAACAACGTGTTTCTATAGCCAGAGCTTTAATAAAAGAGCCTAAAATCTTGATATTTGACGATTGTCTTTCGGCCGTTGACACCAAAACAGAAGAAGAAATCTTAAGTAATTTGGGCAAGATAATGAAAGGCAAAACGAGTATTTTAATTGCCCATCGTATTTCTACCATTAAAAACGCAGATAAAATCATTGTTTTAGACGACGGGAAAATCATTGAGCAAGGCACGCACAATGAACTACTTGCAAATAACGGTGCTTATGCTGAAATGTACGACAATCAATTATTAGAAGAGGAAAATCGATAAAAGATTTGATACGATATAAACTTGTGGTTTATACGTAGTTTAATTTATTCGAAAATGATAGTAAATTCTGTTTTGATTTAATAATTATTGCTTTATATTTACCGCAACCTTAAACTAATTAGTACACACAACAATGGGAGATTTTGACAACAAAGAGAGAGAAGAGGTTTTTAGCAAGAAAGTAAGAGCAGGTAAACGCACCTATTTTTTTGATGTAAAGGCAACACGTTCAGGCGATTATTACCTTACTTTAACAGAAAGTAAAAAGAGATTAGAGGATGGTGTATTTGTAAAACATAAAATCTTTTTATACAAAGAAGATTTTGAAAAGTTTACTGAAGGTTTAACTGAAACTGTAGAGTATATTAAATCTCATCAGGATGTAGTTGAAAAACGTTATGAATATTCTGAAAATGCAGAATATACGCATACGCCAAAAACAGATAGCGACGATTTTTCTTTCTAAGAAAATCACATATTAAAAAAAGTCTCCTGATATAAAATTGGGGGACTTTTTTTTGGCTAATTTATTACTTATCCCACTGCGCTATTACCCAATATTGCACCCACAATTGTTATAACATAAAGGCTTATTATAATGATGGTAATAATTCCCCAGTATTTAAATAACGATTTCATTTTACCCATTGCCTCATTCAAGCTTGCTTGTTCGCCATATAAAATGCCAACCTTTGCTTTATTGGCATATTTAAACATCAGTAAACTTGGGTAAAATATAGCAAAGGCATATAGTAAAAACACAACTGTTATCACTGCACTACCTGCTTTTGCAAGTTCTCCTGTCATTAAAGCAAGGTCGGGATTCGAACTCATGATTGCGCCAAACATAAAAGCACCAACAACAAGCAATCCTGTTAATACAAAACCAACAATAGCTAAAAAGCTAGCCCATTTTGCTGTTTCATAGATGTAACTTCTTATTTCCTCTGTAACAGTTAAAAGTTGTTCTTCTTTGGGTTCTAATTGTGTTTCGTTAATTTCTTCCATTTTAGTTTTAATTATTCTCGGTTACCAAATATAAACATATTAGCAATGTTAATGTTTAGCATTGAATAATTTACTAGGCAAAGGCCTTAAAAATTAATATCTTTGCGCCCTTTGGGAAATAGTCAATGGACTATGGACCATAGACTATTGACTATTTCATTACAAATAAAAAAATATAAATGGCATTACAATGTGGTATAGTTGGCTTACCAAATGTGGGTAAATCAACCTTATTTAACTGTTTATCTAACGCAAAAGCGCAAGCAGCTAATTTTCCGTTCTGTACAATCGAACCAAATATTGGTGTAATTACCGTTCCAGATGACCGTTTAACAAAGCTGGCTGATTTAGTAAAACCTAACAAAGTACAGCCTAATACAATTGAGATTGTAGACATTGCCGGTTTGGTAAAAGGTGCATCTAAAGGCGAGGGTTTAGGTAATCAGTTTTTAGGAAATATTAGGGCTACAAGCGCAATTATACACGTTTTACGTTGTTTTGATGATGGAAACGTAATTCACGTTGATGGTTCAGTAGACCCAATTCGCGATAAAGAAATCATTGATACTGAATTACAGTTGAAAGATTTAGATACCGTTACCAAACGTATCCAGAAAGTAGAAAAAATGGCTAAAACTGATAAAGAAGCCAAAAGAACTTTCGATATTCTTTCTGTATTTAAAGCGCATTTAGAATCTGGAAAGTCTATCCGCACTGCGAAAGTAGAAAAAGATGATTTCGATTTTATTGAGGATTTAGGGTTATTAACTCAAAAGCCAGTAATGTACGTTTGTAATG
The sequence above is drawn from the Pedobacter frigiditerrae genome and encodes:
- a CDS encoding DUF1573 domain-containing protein; the encoded protein is MKNLFIIAFAVIALASCKQKSKLDEKVAEAANPSATVAEADAPKVKFEKEIYDFGVITQGEKVQFDFKFKNTGKTPLIITDATATCGCTVPEYPKTPVKPGEEGVIKVVFDSAGKIGMQDKQVTIFSNANPEADKLHLVGEVKEKK
- a CDS encoding DUF5522 domain-containing protein; this translates as MEEGVDYYFNDQGLMVFTEAYHLNRGYCCKNKCKHCPWNYGKNNGQNSPTQPTNKADTKWSNYKKK
- the coaE gene encoding dephospho-CoA kinase (Dephospho-CoA kinase (CoaE) performs the final step in coenzyme A biosynthesis.), with translation MLKVGITGGIGSGKTTVCKVFETLGIPVFYADAVAKQLMVTDLILIDGVKSTFGEESYLENGILNNKHIASIVFNNQLELDKLNALVHPAVFRAFDKWAAEIPSSVPYTLKEAALLFESGSYKMCDKNILVTAPLTLKINRVMQRDAVSAEQVQARMDKQFTDEQKAKMADYFIDNTENTSVILQVLDLHQQFLNY
- a CDS encoding YbbR-like domain-containing protein, with amino-acid sequence MPFIKLTKIERKRFVQLIICVGFAVAAWLFMALNNKYVYTARTQLVYINEPQKKAFKPLQPDAVNLQVEGTGWQLLFSRLRINPQSITVSLEKLNNRNYILFSEQLFQVNKQLETSQKIISVKPDTLYFDFSKRTSKRVKVKLLSKLSFIKQYGLSSQTRLTPSYVNISGPFEELVKINEWYTDTLKLTDLQNSTSTRIALKQNSSNNISIYPSSVGVRVKVDEFTEKTVLVPLRVINNNDFYDIKLYPKKIAVTFMVALSSYQEVDEDFIEAVVDINEWKILGHHKLTVKIKRFPDYCKLVKVVPNKINFIIEK
- a CDS encoding exonuclease, producing the protein MLNQKEIIDDFIVQTKVGLFCSYGNFYLDPKEPFTDAVISHAHGDHAVGGNQNVYCTEATSIFMKHRYKKFAAGDFFIKSYKEVFNLNGVEISFYPAGHILGSALVLMEYKGVKYLYTGDYKLEEDSTCEPIEFIKADVLITETTFANPDTEHPDAIAEIKKLNDVKPNIMLGSYALGKSQRLISMINQHCPQKRILVHHSIIPFVKIYEQLGVDLGKYEVYDRKVMKNNQMDMIYIVPPMVYHSYIKAINVVRIFATGWKHLQNNNEVQLYISDHVDWNAILKTIEEVEPQQVWTTHGSGTQLQTYFSPNLVVKLLN
- a CDS encoding MarR family transcriptional regulator, with amino-acid sequence MVQLQKEVKTSKFENIFQQALVNVIFTYHWSNQKVKDILTPFDITTQQYNVLRILRGQYPSPATVNLIKNRILDKMSDTSRIVDRLIQKGYAEKSVNSYDKRAVDIIISDKGLALLKKMDKEIDFSQFIAPNITAEEAEQLNILLDKMRG
- the nusB gene encoding transcription antitermination factor NusB, giving the protein MLNRRHLRIKALQNIYAWHMTDKKDSVSSQKTLMQSIDSVFEMYIRMLALIVDVTEYTSIDAIERANKHLPTAEDLNPNQKLLHNKFAVILKQNPEYTASVNKYQVNWHSDPDLVKSIFIKLKETKEYAAYLEETEEDLESSKEIIKFIFRKILLKNLNIIQAFEDKFINWPVDREVMQGMIAKTLKNFTSEDPFKNKLTPISADWVEDSKFVKDLFVFTLKNDNAYQELIAERTKNWESERIALMDTILMKMAICEMMNFTSIPVKVTINEYLELSKDYSTPKSNSFINGILDKILNDLKRTNSIKKIGRGLIEE
- the yajC gene encoding preprotein translocase subunit YajC codes for the protein MTSTVLLQAAGGGFNYQTLVMMGAIMVVFYFFMIRPQVKKAKDHKKLVESLGIGDKIVTTAGIHGKIVGSNDTTFLIEVEGGTKIRFDKSAVSLDATKAATTPPATKA
- a CDS encoding DUF3276 family protein — protein: MGDFDNKEREEVFSKKVRAGKRTYFFDVKATRSGDYYLTLTESKKRLEDGVFVKHKIFLYKEDFEKFTEGLTETVEYIKSHQDVVEKRYEYSENAEYTHTPKTDSDDFSF
- the ychF gene encoding redox-regulated ATPase YchF encodes the protein MALQCGIVGLPNVGKSTLFNCLSNAKAQAANFPFCTIEPNIGVITVPDDRLTKLADLVKPNKVQPNTIEIVDIAGLVKGASKGEGLGNQFLGNIRATSAIIHVLRCFDDGNVIHVDGSVDPIRDKEIIDTELQLKDLDTVTKRIQKVEKMAKTDKEAKRTFDILSVFKAHLESGKSIRTAKVEKDDFDFIEDLGLLTQKPVMYVCNVDEASVIDGNKYVDLVKASVAEENAEVLVISAKIESEIAELDNYEERQEFLADLGLTESGVNKLIRAAYRLLDLYTYFTAGVQEVRAWTITKGFTAPQAAGVIHTDFEKGFIRAEVIKYNDFVTLGSEAACKEAGKLGVEGKTYVVEDGDIMHFRFNV
- a CDS encoding ABC transporter ATP-binding protein, whose translation is MKHLFFLNKYFYKYKWWIIPGVFFVIISNIFGVVPAQVVGHAFNLITENIAIYQLFDGFERQEIIYDIFSNSLFFFGALILILYLMRGLFLFFMRQTIILMSRHIEYDMKNEIYAHYQKLSLGFYRRNNTGDLMNRATEDVNRVRMYVGPAIMYTINTAVLFLLIIYFMFDVNSTLAIYCLLPLPILVVTIYFVNTLINQKSERIQEQLSRLSSFVQERFSGIRVIKSYVREKQVQDVFATESIAYKNSSMNLVKVQALFYPTMLLLVGLSTILTVYIGGKQVIDGAITPGNIAEFIVYVNQLTFPVTMLGWVTTLIQRAAASQKRINEFLQLQPDITSSNAEEPVFDGKISFKNVSFTYPDTGIEALRNISFEVEKGQFVAIIGRTGSGKSTLANLIMRMYDTDSGLIEIDGKELRNLNLNNFRNQIGFVPQEVFLFSDTIKNNIAFGLSVVEEGQVEQAAKNAAVYNNIIDFDLKFETMLGERGITLSGGQKQRVSIARALIKEPKILIFDDCLSAVDTKTEEEILSNLGKIMKGKTSILIAHRISTIKNADKIIVLDDGKIIEQGTHNELLANNGAYAEMYDNQLLEEENR
- a CDS encoding Glu/Leu/Phe/Val dehydrogenase; its protein translation is MSGNSSIVTSVLDQLSASGHKKVVFCNDPDTGLKAIIAIHDTTLGPALGGTRMWNYNSEAEALEDVLRLSKAMTYKSAITGLNLGGGKAVIIGDSRKMKTEALMRSYGRFIKNLNGEFITAEDMGTTTRDMEYIRMETEHVTGVPESIGGGGNPAPITARGVFLGIKACVKEVFGTDMLAGRSVVVQGIGNVGEHLVELLRQENVEVYVSDINQDRLQEVARKYKAKPIDADKIFTIGADIYSPCALGATVNDKTIKNMKFSIIAGSANNQLADEDIHGQLLLDKGILYAPDYLINAGGLINCYSELTGFGKKRTMQLTEHIYDATREVIKLSKTEKIPTNLAAARIAEKRISDIKKIKSSY